The proteins below are encoded in one region of Streptomyces sp. NBC_00490:
- the bldC gene encoding developmental transcriptional regulator BldC, translating into MTARTPDAEPLLTPAEVATMFRVDPKTVTRWAKAGKLTSIRTLGGHRRYREAEVRALLAGIPQQRSEA; encoded by the coding sequence ATGACCGCTCGCACCCCTGATGCCGAGCCGCTGCTGACCCCGGCTGAGGTCGCCACGATGTTCCGCGTCGACCCTAAGACGGTCACGCGGTGGGCGAAGGCTGGGAAGCTCACGTCCATCCGTACGCTCGGCGGGCACCGCCGCTACCGCGAGGCGGAGGTCCGCGCACTGCTCGCGGGCATCCCCCAGCAGCGCAGCGAGGCCTGA
- a CDS encoding DUF6274 family protein, whose amino-acid sequence MAASARHETRALLRAHLSSAATSYRRHLTRHCPICHQLLRLAMDSAPRADEAGGEVAEDESPSPA is encoded by the coding sequence ATGGCGGCTTCGGCCAGGCACGAGACGCGGGCGTTGCTCCGTGCGCATCTGTCGTCGGCCGCTACCTCCTATCGCCGCCATCTGACGCGGCACTGCCCGATCTGCCATCAGCTGCTGCGGCTGGCCATGGACTCCGCCCCACGGGCCGACGAGGCCGGTGGAGAGGTCGCCGAGGACGAGAGCCCCTCGCCCGCGTGA